Proteins from one Legionella taurinensis genomic window:
- a CDS encoding D-amino acid aminotransferase, translating to MPGVVYVNGQYCLAHEASISVFDRGFLFGDAVYEVIPVYGSRPFALEKHLLRLESSLAKARIPNPPCDWVALFQELIRQNGGGDLQLYLQITRGNQGVRKHDIPAGLAPSVIAFTLHTPYPVFAEQQKGLQAKLVEDIRWQRCDIKTTSLLGNILVNDDAVSHGYHTALLIRDGFVTEGSASNLFIVDREGQVKTPPLNHSCLPGITREICLDLLRKTDIVFSEEPLPVQTVLNAREVWITSTTKELYPVTRIDETVIGNGVGGPCWRQLHERYQQLTGKAYD from the coding sequence ATGCCAGGCGTAGTGTATGTTAATGGCCAATATTGCCTCGCGCATGAGGCCAGCATTTCGGTGTTTGACCGCGGTTTTCTGTTTGGCGATGCCGTGTATGAAGTCATCCCTGTTTACGGTAGCCGGCCTTTTGCGCTGGAAAAACACCTGCTGCGTCTTGAGTCAAGCCTTGCCAAGGCCCGCATCCCCAATCCACCCTGCGACTGGGTCGCCCTTTTTCAGGAACTCATCCGCCAAAATGGCGGCGGCGACCTGCAACTCTATCTGCAAATCACCCGAGGCAACCAGGGGGTGCGTAAGCACGATATCCCTGCGGGGCTTGCACCGAGCGTCATTGCCTTTACCCTTCACACGCCTTACCCTGTGTTCGCAGAGCAACAGAAAGGCCTGCAAGCAAAACTGGTGGAAGATATCCGCTGGCAGCGCTGCGATATAAAAACCACGTCGCTGTTGGGTAATATCCTGGTGAATGACGATGCCGTGTCTCATGGTTATCATACCGCCCTGTTGATTCGGGATGGCTTCGTTACTGAAGGCAGCGCCAGCAATCTGTTTATTGTTGATCGCGAGGGGCAGGTCAAAACGCCGCCCCTCAATCACTCTTGTTTGCCTGGCATCACCCGTGAAATATGCCTGGACTTACTCCGTAAAACGGATATCGTCTTCAGCGAAGAACCCTTGCCGGTGCAAACCGTTCTCAATGCCCGGGAAGTCTGGATAACCAGTACAACCAAAGAACTTTATCCTGTTACCCGCATCGACGAGACAGTAATAGGAAACGGCGTGGGAGGCCCCTGTTGGCGGCAGCTCCACGAGCGCTATCAACAACTGACTGGAAAAGCTTATGACTGA
- a CDS encoding D-alanyl-D-alanine carboxypeptidase family protein codes for MRFYLGMMLLLSLLAPVTYADSVLPTASPKPMLVNSKPLITPSPPLVNAKAFILIDVDSGKIIAEKNSDLKLPPASLTKMMTLYVISNALNNGQIHLTDNVRISRDAWKTAGSRMFVKEGQQVAIEDLLKGIIVDSGNDACVAMAEHLGGSEPGFADIMNQQAQNLGMKDSHFTDSTGLPDERLYTTAKDLAILGRALINDFPQYYHWYKQKWYTYNGIRQPNRNRLLWRDSQVDGLKTGHTNDAGFCLVASAKRDTMRLLSVVLGAPNDSVRADDSERLLNYGFRFFETHELYKAGKTITEMPVYKGEDNTLAIGVLQNKFVTIPNGQYQRLSITTKVPSTLIAPVKKGDKIGEMIIKFDDKVIDTHPLYALNSVESGGFFKRSKDSVRLAFKRWFG; via the coding sequence ATGCGTTTTTATTTAGGCATGATGCTGCTGCTCTCACTGCTGGCTCCGGTGACGTACGCTGATTCGGTATTGCCTACCGCCTCACCAAAGCCCATGCTGGTGAACAGCAAGCCGTTAATTACCCCCTCCCCGCCGCTGGTGAATGCCAAAGCCTTTATTCTCATCGATGTCGACAGCGGTAAAATTATCGCCGAGAAAAACAGCGACCTTAAATTGCCGCCAGCCAGCCTGACCAAGATGATGACGCTGTATGTTATTTCCAATGCCTTAAACAATGGCCAGATTCACCTGACTGACAATGTGAGGATTAGCCGCGATGCCTGGAAAACAGCCGGTTCACGCATGTTTGTGAAAGAAGGGCAACAGGTAGCCATCGAAGATTTGTTAAAAGGAATCATTGTCGACTCTGGTAACGACGCCTGTGTTGCCATGGCCGAGCACCTTGGCGGCAGCGAACCTGGGTTTGCGGACATCATGAACCAGCAGGCACAAAATCTGGGCATGAAAGACAGCCACTTTACGGACAGTACCGGCCTGCCTGACGAGCGCCTTTACACCACCGCAAAGGACCTGGCAATTTTAGGCCGAGCGCTGATCAATGACTTTCCCCAGTATTACCACTGGTATAAGCAAAAATGGTATACCTACAATGGCATTCGCCAACCTAATCGCAACCGCCTCTTATGGCGCGACAGCCAGGTTGACGGCTTAAAAACCGGCCATACCAACGATGCCGGTTTCTGCCTGGTGGCGTCTGCTAAACGCGACACCATGCGTCTACTGTCGGTAGTGCTTGGCGCGCCGAATGATTCCGTACGGGCTGACGACAGCGAACGCCTGTTGAATTACGGCTTCCGTTTCTTTGAAACCCACGAATTGTACAAAGCCGGGAAAACCATTACGGAAATGCCCGTTTACAAAGGGGAAGACAATACCCTGGCAATCGGTGTATTGCAAAACAAATTCGTTACCATTCCCAACGGCCAGTATCAGCGCTTAAGCATCACGACCAAAGTCCCTTCCACCCTGATCGCACCGGTTAAAAAAGGCGACAAAATCGGGGAAATGATTATTAAGTTCGATGACAAGGTCATCGATACCCATCCCCTGTACGCGTTGAATTCCGTTGAATCCGGCGGCTTCTTCAAGCGCAGCAAAGATTCCGTTCGCCTGGCGTTCAAACGCTGGTTCGGCTAG
- a CDS encoding septal ring lytic transglycosylase RlpA family protein — translation MRFLCLFLILVLCSCAQHSQVNQPGSHPSARSNAPKHFSPTQQDGAPKGPLPKTFQKVKPANEPLSRYGNPDSYAVNGRKYEVMRSASGYKTRGMASWYGTKFHSRRTSSGDDYDMYAMTAAHKTLPLPSYVRVRNLSNGREAIVKVNDRGPFHADRVIDLSYAAATKLGLLPKGTAPVEIEALTVKSPAGQHVAYYYVQAGAFNSQDLANALRQKLAKLTPSPVFIENYQHRYIVRVGPFANKAMTESLKMRLAANGVKGSFSLLQ, via the coding sequence ATGCGGTTTTTATGTTTATTTCTGATTCTGGTGTTATGCAGTTGCGCTCAACACTCGCAGGTCAATCAGCCCGGCAGTCATCCCTCAGCCCGGTCAAATGCTCCGAAGCACTTTAGTCCAACGCAACAGGATGGCGCCCCCAAAGGACCGCTGCCTAAGACGTTTCAGAAAGTCAAACCGGCCAATGAGCCTTTAAGCCGTTACGGTAACCCCGATTCCTATGCCGTCAATGGCAGAAAATACGAAGTGATGCGATCGGCGAGCGGGTATAAAACCCGCGGCATGGCATCGTGGTATGGGACAAAATTTCATAGCCGCAGGACATCCAGCGGCGATGATTACGACATGTATGCCATGACCGCTGCACATAAAACCTTGCCCTTGCCATCCTATGTGCGTGTTAGAAATTTAAGTAATGGGCGCGAAGCGATTGTAAAAGTCAATGATCGAGGCCCCTTTCATGCCGATCGAGTGATTGATTTATCCTATGCGGCCGCTACCAAATTGGGCTTATTGCCCAAAGGAACGGCACCGGTTGAAATTGAGGCACTGACAGTCAAATCACCCGCTGGTCAACATGTGGCTTACTATTATGTTCAGGCGGGCGCGTTTAACTCGCAGGATTTGGCCAACGCCCTGCGCCAAAAGCTCGCTAAACTGACGCCCTCGCCGGTCTTTATAGAAAATTATCAGCACCGGTATATCGTCAGAGTCGGGCCGTTTGCCAACAAAGCCATGACCGAAAGCCTGAAAATGCGCCTTGCCGCCAATGGTGTGAAAGGATCGTTTTCCCTGTTGCAATAG
- a CDS encoding L,D-transpeptidase gives MLLAWTSPIWSETRFGETLCNNPDYFCIKVKAGENWSRLFPNPEAKDIVRRINRMNVNLRPGMIIAVPKNLDRLTIYDVSPFPRYIESDGEKTIYVSQNKLAWAAYDEDGELLWWGPISSGTDHCSGVIGGCSTPTGSFRIIRKQDIDCISTAFPRRADGNNGGAEMPFCMHFFRGYALHGSETVPGYRASHGCVRMFTEDARWLNEEFVDVPGDGMRGTRVIIDAVQH, from the coding sequence ATGCTGCTGGCATGGACATCACCAATCTGGTCAGAAACGCGATTTGGTGAAACCCTTTGCAACAACCCGGACTATTTTTGCATCAAGGTGAAGGCAGGGGAAAACTGGAGCAGGCTTTTTCCCAATCCTGAAGCCAAGGACATCGTCCGCCGCATCAATCGGATGAACGTGAACCTGCGCCCCGGAATGATTATTGCCGTTCCTAAAAATTTGGATCGCCTGACCATCTATGATGTCTCTCCTTTTCCACGCTACATTGAATCAGATGGCGAGAAAACCATCTACGTCAGCCAGAATAAACTGGCCTGGGCAGCGTATGATGAGGATGGCGAATTACTCTGGTGGGGCCCGATTTCTTCAGGAACCGATCATTGCTCAGGCGTTATCGGCGGGTGTTCGACCCCCACCGGTTCGTTTCGAATTATCCGCAAACAGGATATCGATTGCATCTCCACTGCCTTTCCAAGACGGGCGGACGGCAATAACGGCGGTGCGGAAATGCCTTTCTGCATGCACTTCTTCAGGGGTTATGCGCTGCATGGCAGCGAAACCGTGCCCGGTTATCGCGCCAGTCACGGCTGCGTCAGGATGTTCACCGAGGATGCGCGCTGGCTCAATGAGGAATTTGTTGATGTCCCTGGCGATGGCATGCGGGGCACCCGCGTGATCATTGACGCGGTACAGCATTAA
- the fliS gene encoding flagellar export chaperone FliS: MKNPYTEAVNQYKSIELQTRIESASPHQLIDLLLQGARSHIATAQGNIQRNQISEKGEHIGKAISIIEGLKTSLNHEKGGELASNLDKLYDYVQQILLKANIDNSVDLLTQGNLLLAEIHEAWQQIKKDNPEF, encoded by the coding sequence ATGAAAAATCCATACACTGAAGCAGTTAATCAATACAAGTCCATCGAGTTGCAAACCCGTATTGAATCGGCCTCGCCACATCAACTGATTGATTTGCTCCTGCAGGGCGCCCGCTCGCACATTGCCACCGCCCAGGGAAATATTCAGCGCAATCAAATCAGTGAAAAAGGCGAGCACATCGGCAAGGCCATCAGCATCATTGAGGGACTTAAAACCAGTCTGAATCATGAAAAAGGCGGAGAACTGGCGAGTAATCTCGACAAATTATATGACTACGTGCAACAAATTCTGTTAAAAGCCAACATTGATAACAGCGTGGACTTACTGACGCAAGGGAACCTGCTGCTGGCTGAAATCCATGAGGCCTGGCAACAGATAAAAAAGGACAATCCCGAATTTTAG
- the fliD gene encoding flagellar filament capping protein FliD: MASISPTGGSSLDIKAIVDALVAADITPAKSRLDKLEASYTTKLSAVGQIKGSLAKLQTAMMKLSDLQQFYAMKSTVSDPNLFSASASTEAVPGVYDVEVRYLASRQSLASSPVASANTVVGNGSITIDFGTYSNDLSTFTANPDKQAVTINIAPGQNTLQAIRDAINANGSGVKAAIVQDSQGARLTLSSPDTGKNLAMKISVNDADGNNTNGAGLSALAYDPTAGITNLQETAAARDSEIKINGLTLTQSTNQYKDALAGVTIDLRKADLGTTYSLTIENNKAQLTGFVNEFIKQFNEAMTTLNNLTGYNKETKQGGLLQGDASTRNLKLSISKIISQPIDTGDSAINSLADIGIKTDAKGLLTLNTADFDAAVNDHYDAIGSLFAKTAVASDSNIRIKSVGADVKAGSYAINISSFTAGVTLAGTIGGLSATSSDGLTLKGSGALKNLSLQVIGGSTGDRGSVVVSDGIAAQLNNLVTDYLGDKGDLANRTKQLNDNLKDLDNQRLRLDTHMTSLRKRYTAQFTRLDVLLSSLQDTSAFLTQQLANLPKINS, from the coding sequence GTGGCCAGTATCTCTCCAACCGGCGGTTCCAGTCTCGACATCAAAGCCATTGTCGATGCCCTGGTAGCCGCCGACATCACGCCGGCAAAATCCCGTCTCGATAAGCTTGAAGCGAGCTATACGACGAAATTGTCTGCCGTGGGGCAGATCAAGGGGAGCTTGGCAAAATTGCAAACCGCGATGATGAAGCTGAGCGATTTACAACAATTTTATGCCATGAAGAGCACAGTCAGCGATCCCAACCTGTTTTCCGCCAGCGCCAGCACAGAGGCGGTCCCGGGCGTGTATGATGTCGAAGTCCGCTACCTGGCCAGCCGCCAGAGTCTGGCATCTTCTCCTGTCGCATCGGCCAATACGGTGGTCGGAAACGGCAGCATCACCATTGATTTTGGTACTTACAGCAATGATTTATCCACCTTTACGGCCAATCCCGACAAACAAGCGGTGACTATCAATATCGCTCCGGGTCAAAACACCCTGCAGGCTATCCGCGACGCCATCAACGCGAACGGCTCCGGCGTTAAAGCCGCGATTGTTCAGGATTCACAGGGAGCACGCTTGACCTTAAGCAGCCCGGATACCGGTAAAAACCTGGCCATGAAAATTTCAGTGAATGACGCCGACGGCAATAACACCAATGGCGCCGGCCTGTCCGCATTGGCCTATGATCCAACGGCTGGCATTACCAACCTTCAGGAAACCGCCGCCGCCAGGGACAGTGAAATTAAAATCAATGGCCTGACGCTGACTCAGAGCACCAATCAATACAAAGATGCCTTAGCCGGCGTGACAATCGACTTGAGAAAAGCCGATTTAGGCACCACCTACTCGCTGACCATTGAAAACAACAAGGCACAACTCACCGGCTTTGTGAATGAGTTTATCAAACAGTTTAACGAAGCCATGACCACACTGAACAATTTGACTGGATACAACAAAGAGACCAAGCAAGGCGGTCTTCTCCAGGGCGATGCCAGCACACGAAACCTCAAATTAAGCATCAGCAAAATTATAAGCCAGCCCATTGATACAGGCGACAGCGCGATCAATTCGTTGGCAGACATTGGTATTAAAACCGATGCAAAAGGCTTATTGACTTTAAACACCGCCGATTTTGATGCGGCGGTCAATGATCATTATGACGCCATAGGCAGTCTTTTTGCTAAAACTGCGGTGGCTTCGGACAGCAATATCCGCATTAAATCAGTCGGTGCCGATGTCAAGGCAGGGAGCTACGCCATCAACATCAGCAGCTTTACCGCCGGGGTTACCTTAGCCGGTACGATTGGCGGTCTATCTGCCACCTCCAGCGATGGCCTGACGCTCAAGGGCAGTGGTGCATTAAAAAATCTTTCCCTTCAAGTCATCGGCGGCAGTACGGGGGATCGAGGCAGTGTCGTTGTCAGCGACGGCATAGCCGCTCAACTCAATAACCTGGTGACCGATTATTTAGGCGACAAGGGCGATTTGGCCAATCGAACCAAGCAGCTAAACGACAATTTAAAGGATCTGGACAACCAGCGTTTACGTTTGGATACCCACATGACCAGCCTGAGAAAGCGTTATACCGCCCAATTTACCCGCCTGGATGTCCTGCTTTCATCATTACAGGACACCAGTGCGTTTTTAACGCAGCAACTGGCTAATTTACCAAAAATAAATTCGTAG
- a CDS encoding flagellar protein FlaG — MIIDGPNDLLPLKLDANNNIATQKVSDDSLNVNAPPIAKTNNDNNVQIRQALDEATGLLQTIVTDKLSEEVIRKMPPDEYLKLLSLLDEMISGSVDNRI; from the coding sequence ATGATTATCGATGGACCCAATGATTTACTGCCTTTAAAGCTGGATGCAAACAACAACATCGCCACACAAAAAGTCTCTGACGACAGCTTGAATGTGAATGCCCCCCCTATCGCTAAAACCAATAATGACAATAACGTACAGATCAGGCAAGCCCTGGATGAAGCCACTGGTCTTTTGCAAACGATAGTGACGGATAAGCTATCCGAGGAAGTGATACGAAAAATGCCGCCCGATGAGTACCTGAAGCTACTCTCTCTTTTGGATGAAATGATAAGCGGCTCGGTTGATAACCGGATATAA
- a CDS encoding flagellin N-terminal helical domain-containing protein, translating into MAQVVNTNVMSLNAQRNLNSSQKTMSTAIQRLSSSLRINSAKDDAAGLAISERMTAQIRGMNQAVRNANDGISLSQTAEGAMGETTNILQRMRELALQSANSTNNSGDRQAIQEEVNQLQAELNRIANNTEFNGQRILDGSFSGASFQVGANANQTISFAIGSVKASSIGGIAAEDGTEVAAAAATDITISIGGGAATTINSSAGFAGSANGQDATSAYAKAAAINDAGVSGLSVTATTSGTQTVGAIGGTAADTYNLTINGVAVFTNEDVATALSNSDLRDAINGVSDQTGVIASLNGGDLTLTAADGRNITVTESGTGFTAGTDGISVTGGDFDGVLRGSLSISAVDSIAIGGTVANLGLSAAIAKDSLGVDSIDVSTASGAQEAIKRLDSALNSVTSNRAAMGALQNRFESTISNLQNVAENLSAARSRIQDADFAAETANLTKAQILQQAGTAMLAQANSIPQSVLSLLGR; encoded by the coding sequence ATGGCTCAAGTGGTTAATACCAACGTCATGTCGCTTAACGCACAACGTAACTTAAACAGTTCGCAAAAAACGATGTCAACCGCTATTCAACGGTTGTCTTCCAGCTTGCGAATCAACAGCGCGAAAGATGATGCTGCAGGCTTGGCAATTTCTGAACGCATGACCGCTCAAATAAGAGGGATGAACCAGGCTGTTCGTAACGCGAACGATGGTATTTCCCTGTCGCAAACGGCTGAAGGTGCCATGGGTGAAACCACCAACATCCTTCAACGTATGCGTGAGCTTGCCCTGCAATCAGCGAACTCAACCAACAACTCCGGTGACCGTCAGGCCATCCAGGAAGAGGTGAATCAGCTGCAGGCAGAGTTAAACCGTATTGCCAACAATACTGAGTTTAACGGTCAGCGCATTCTGGATGGTTCTTTCTCAGGTGCCAGCTTCCAGGTCGGTGCCAATGCCAACCAAACCATCAGCTTCGCTATCGGCAGCGTAAAAGCGTCGTCAATCGGCGGTATCGCGGCTGAAGATGGGACGGAGGTGGCCGCTGCGGCTGCAACCGACATTACCATCTCCATCGGCGGCGGTGCAGCAACAACCATCAACTCCAGTGCCGGTTTCGCAGGCTCAGCAAACGGTCAGGATGCCACCTCAGCTTACGCTAAGGCTGCAGCCATCAATGATGCCGGTGTTTCAGGCTTGAGTGTGACGGCGACCACGTCAGGTACGCAAACGGTAGGTGCTATCGGCGGTACAGCGGCTGACACTTATAACCTGACAATCAACGGCGTGGCAGTATTCACCAACGAAGACGTCGCCACTGCGCTGAGTAACTCAGACCTTCGCGATGCCATCAACGGCGTCAGTGACCAAACCGGGGTTATTGCCAGCTTAAACGGCGGTGACTTGACCCTGACGGCAGCTGACGGACGCAACATCACGGTCACTGAGAGTGGTACCGGCTTCACCGCAGGTACTGACGGTATCAGCGTCACCGGTGGTGACTTTGACGGTGTCTTGCGCGGAAGTCTGTCAATCAGTGCCGTGGATTCCATCGCCATCGGCGGTACGGTAGCTAACCTGGGCTTGTCTGCAGCCATCGCTAAAGACTCGCTGGGTGTGGATTCAATCGATGTCAGCACAGCTTCTGGCGCTCAAGAAGCCATCAAGCGTCTTGACTCCGCATTGAACTCCGTTACTTCCAACCGCGCAGCAATGGGTGCTCTGCAAAACCGCTTCGAGTCAACCATTTCGAATCTGCAAAACGTAGCAGAAAACCTCTCTGCTGCACGTAGCCGAATTCAAGATGCTGACTTTGCTGCTGAAACGGCCAACCTAACCAAGGCTCAGATTCTGCAACAAGCTGGTACTGCCATGCTTGCTCAGGCTAACAGCATACCGCAATCCGTGCTGTCACTCCTTGGTCGATAA
- the accD gene encoding acetyl-CoA carboxylase, carboxyltransferase subunit beta has protein sequence MSWLKKLLPSKIRTETSQKKGVPEGLWVKCQGCNSVLYRSELEKNLSVCASCNHHHRLTARERLAQFLDEGSQEEIAANLEPIDRLKFKDSKKYKDRISQAQKATGEKEALIVAKGNLFQQPVVVSAFEFNFMGGSMGATVGEKFVRAINTATAEKRPYICFTASGGARMQEGLFSLMQMAKTSAALARFSETRLPFIVVLTDPTMGGVSASFASLGDLILAEPNALIGFAGPRVIEQTVRQTLPEGFQRSEFLLEHGHIDMIVERRLLRSTVAELVAKLSHRDARH, from the coding sequence ATGAGTTGGCTTAAAAAATTATTACCTTCAAAAATCAGAACCGAAACATCCCAGAAAAAAGGGGTGCCTGAAGGGCTATGGGTAAAATGCCAGGGCTGTAATTCGGTATTATATCGCTCCGAGCTTGAAAAAAACCTCTCGGTCTGTGCCAGTTGTAATCATCATCACCGCTTAACCGCGCGTGAGCGGCTTGCCCAGTTTCTGGATGAAGGGAGTCAGGAGGAAATAGCGGCCAACCTGGAACCCATCGATCGACTTAAATTCAAGGACTCTAAAAAATACAAAGATCGAATCAGTCAGGCACAAAAAGCCACTGGCGAGAAGGAAGCCCTCATTGTTGCCAAGGGCAACCTTTTTCAGCAACCCGTTGTGGTCAGCGCGTTTGAATTTAATTTTATGGGGGGCTCCATGGGGGCTACCGTCGGGGAAAAATTTGTCAGGGCCATCAACACCGCCACGGCGGAAAAACGCCCCTACATCTGTTTTACCGCCAGCGGCGGTGCCCGCATGCAGGAAGGGCTTTTCTCGTTGATGCAGATGGCCAAGACATCGGCTGCCTTAGCCCGCTTCTCAGAAACCCGGTTACCTTTCATTGTGGTCTTGACCGATCCCACCATGGGCGGGGTTTCAGCAAGCTTTGCGAGTTTAGGTGATCTCATTCTGGCCGAACCCAATGCCTTAATCGGTTTCGCAGGCCCGCGAGTCATCGAACAAACCGTGCGGCAAACCTTGCCAGAAGGGTTTCAGCGCAGTGAGTTCCTGCTGGAGCACGGCCACATTGATATGATTGTTGAGCGCAGGCTTCTTCGCTCGACGGTTGCAGAATTGGTTGCCAAATTATCGCATCGTGACGCACGCCACTGA